Proteins found in one Aspergillus puulaauensis MK2 DNA, chromosome 8, nearly complete sequence genomic segment:
- a CDS encoding uncharacterized protein (COG:E;~EggNog:ENOG410PVZA;~InterPro:IPR002293;~PFAM:PF00324,PF13520;~TransMembrane:9 (o26-46i58-77o83-101i113-143o155-173i185-207o227-248i260-284o313-336i);~go_component: GO:0016020 - membrane [Evidence IEA];~go_function: GO:0022857 - transmembrane transporter activity [Evidence IEA];~go_process: GO:0055085 - transmembrane transport [Evidence IEA]), producing the protein MSSTKNNPLTLESLPLANNANQLDRSLSWIGATGLAFTITNSWMSYAATFGTALTNGGGITVLLSVLIAGFAQWIVLLGVCEMVSAIPSSGGCYHFTYFLAPKKTRTFASFTVGIINLLGFWIGGVAGSIYTITSIFGIIAVWVDGFYPTQWQVYLAYVALVLLSLIPIFTIPPSKTKYQTTASLTLSLLLLTLLVAVLTSLARSQYQKTNLSLHQNRSGYPDSTAWLLSISAGMFSFSPAGTVVHLSEEVKGAGRGIPVAINTTMALGLLTTIPFAIVLLLGMQDVQAVQDAWIPSLQAFYQATGSKSVATGLQVCLVLLYFGMSVLDFLGILCFG; encoded by the exons ATGTCTTCAACGAAGAACAACCCACTCACCCTAGAATCCCTCCCCCTTGCCAATAATGCGAACCAGCTCGACCGCTCCCTCTCCTGGATCGGCGCCACTGGCCTCGCATTCACAATCACAAACTCATGGATGAGCTACGCCGCAACCTTCGGCACCGCACTAaccaacggcggcggcatcacAGTCCTTTTATCCGTGCTGATTGCTGGCTTCGCGCAGTGGATTGTCCTGCTCGGTGTGTGCGAGATGGTCTCTGCAATTCCTTCTTCTGGT GGCTGCTACCATTTCACGTACTTCCTCGCGCCGAAGAAAACTCGCACCTTCGCTTCCTTCACCGTGggcatcatcaacctcctcggtTTCTGGATTGGCGGCGTGGCTGGTTCCATATACACAATAACATCGATTTTCGGGATCATCGCGGTCTGGGTTGATGGGTTCTATCCGACTCAGTGGCAGGTTTATCTTGCTTATGTGGCTCTGGTTTTGCTCTCCC TCATCCCAATCTTCACAATCCCACCCTCGAAAACCAAATACCAAACAACCGCATCCCtaaccctctccctcctcctgctaaccctcctcgtcgccgtGCTCACATCCCTAGCCCGGAGCCAGTACCAGAAGACCAACCTATCCCTCCACCAAAATCGAAGCGGGTATCCAGATTCAACCGCATGGCTCCTCAGTATCAGCGCGGGgatgttctccttctcaccaGCAGGAACAGTCGTACATCTATCCGAGGAAGTGAAGGGGGCCGGACGGGGGATTCCTGTTGCTAT AAACACGACCATGGCCCTGGGTCTACTTACCACCATCCCATTTGCAATTGTTCTGCTTTTGGGTATGCAGGACGTGCAGGCCGTGCAGGATGCCTGGATACCCAGTCTGCAGGCGTTCTATCAGGCGACAGGGAGTAAGTCTGTTGCGACGGGGCTGCAGGTGTGTCTGGTGCTGCTTTATTTCGGTATGTCCGTCCTTGACTTCCTGGGTATACTGTGCTTTGGATAA
- the MZM1 gene encoding LYR motif-containing protein (COG:A;~EggNog:ENOG410PSY1;~InterPro:IPR008011;~PFAM:PF05347): protein MASQSAVSALSAYRQVLRATRIAFHNDSRVLLAARQEARQNFEKHRRFGIDTPMQINHAVEVANILRHNIVQGARDAEADESAKWELRIHEDIERGDNDSIKVGGQSVKVDKPCSS, encoded by the exons ATGGCCTCACAATCCGCCGTCTCCGCGCTAAGCGCCTACCGACAAGTCCTCCGCGCCACCCGGATCGCATTCCATA ATGACAGCCgggtcctcctcgccgcacGCCAAGAAGCGCGCCAGAACTTCGAAAAGCACCGCCGGTTCGGCATAGACACGCCCATGCAGATCAACCACGCCGTCGAGGTTGCGAATATTCTGCGCCACAATATCGTGCAGGGTGCACGGGATGCGGAGGCAGATGAGAGTGCGAAGTGGG AACTCCGCATACACGAAGACATTGAGCGTGGCGATAACGATTCGATTAAGGTTGGAGGGCAGAGCGTCAAGGTCGATAAGCCTTGCTCGTCATAG
- a CDS encoding SNG1 family protein (COG:S;~EggNog:ENOG410PH34;~InterPro:IPR022703;~PFAM:PF12051;~TransMembrane:6 (i38-56o237-258i279-300o320-339i351-371o408-429i)): MAETETGEKPEEAPTAVGFFDPLLKDVRRKVFLQWGRTVLLLCVFILSVLSLYWAVQFRSENKLSSLGVWVVDFDNAQDALVGPAVTDLAGQLGGGQNLGYTVKSPAEFDNDPVAVIQAVYDQHCWAAVIVSPDATTLLRDAVSTGNSSYNPSDVAQFVVITARDQTTVETYITPALNSFELQLRAQFGPQWVRSIAQQSANLTQVPQAINPAIAFNTLDLRPFSPAAATPSVTIGLIYLIILAFFNFPFLMPVHAMFMKGPHTLKIPQWIIWRILSSIAAYFFLSLFYSFVSLAFQIPFSNDPAPDTVSASNPNAYGKGSFVVFWMLNWVGMAALGFPCENMAMILGFPYSSMFLIFWVITNVSSGFYALDLAPGFFKWGYAWPLHRIVNALRTILFGTHSKIGLDFGVLFAWIAVSLVLFPVASFIMRWKMKRGL; the protein is encoded by the exons ATGGCTGAAACCGAGACTGGCGAGAAGCCTGAGGAGGCCCCGACTGCAGTGGGCTTTTTCGATCCCCTGCTGAAGGATGTGCGCCGGAAGGTGTTCTTGCAATGGGGCCGCACTG TACTCCTGCTCTGTGTCTTCATTCTTTCCGTCTTGTCCCTCTACTGGGCTGTGCAGTTTCGCTCCGAGAATAAACTATCGTCTCTCGGAGTGTGGGTGGTGGACTTCGACAACGCCCAAGATGCGCTTGTCGGGCCTGCCGTAACGGACCTGGCAGGACAGCTGGGCGGGGGCCAGAATTTGGGATATACTGTGAAGTCACCGGCCGAGTTCGATAACGACCCAGTCGCCGTGATCCAGGCCGTCTACGACCAGCACTGCTGGGCTGCGGTTATCGTCTCCCCCGACGCGACCACCCTGCTCCGCGACGCAGTCTCAACCGGCAACAGCTCCTACAATCCCAGTGATGTCGCGCAGTTCGTCGTCATCACCGCCAGGGACCAGACCACGGTCGAGACCTACATAACCCCAGCCCTCAACTCCTTCGAGCTGCAGCTCCGCGCGCAGTTCGGGCCACAATGGGTGCGCAGTATCGCGCAGCAATCAGCCAATCTCACCCAGGTCCCTCAAGCTATTAATCCGGCAATCGCATTTAACACGCTGGACCTGCGTCCCTTCTCGCCTGCTGCCGCAACCCCGTCCGTCACAATCGGCCTGATctacctcatcatcctcgccttcttcaatTTCCCCTTCCTCATGCCCGTGCACGCCATGTTCATGAAAGGCCCTCACACGCTGAAAATCCCCCAGTGGATCATCTGGCGGATCCTCAGCTCCATAGCAGcctacttcttcctctctctcttctacTCCTTCGTCTCGCTCGCCTTCCAGATCCCCTTTTCCAACGACCCGGCCCCGGACACGGTCTCTGCATCCAACCCCAACGCCTACGGGAAGGGCTCGTTTGTGGTATTTTGGATGCTCAACTGGGTTGGGATGGCCGCGCTGGGTTTCCCGTGTGAGAACATGGCCATGATTCTCGGGTTCCCATACAGTTCGATGTTCCTTATCTTCTGGGTCATCACGAACGTGAGCTCCGGGTTTTATGCGCTGGATCTGGCGCCGGGATTCTTTAAGTGGGGATATGCGTGGCCCTTACATAGGA TTGTGAATGCGCTGCGCACGATTCTGTTCGGGACGCACTCGAAGATTGGACTCGATTTTGGGGTTCTTTTTGCGTGGATTGCGGTGTCGCTTGTGCTGTTCCCGGTCGCGTCGTTTATTATGCggtggaagatgaagagggggTTGTAA
- a CDS encoding uncharacterized protein (COG:E;~EggNog:ENOG410PVHK;~InterPro:IPR002293;~TransMembrane:4 (i7-23o29-49i70-93o99-120i);~go_component: GO:0016020 - membrane [Evidence IEA];~go_function: GO:0022857 - transmembrane transporter activity [Evidence IEA];~go_process: GO:0055085 - transmembrane transport [Evidence IEA]), translated as MPVRTTFLSVSFFIVFGLLYIASSTAFNSFVNMAALLVNIAYTVPQGILACRRRDRLSSTRAFNLGTAGYVVNVFSVCWLVLVGVLFCFPVRIPTSSGGMNYGSAVLVGLFVAILAMYAVRRNIFHGPSHIHSHGHGHKLSSIPKPTPASPATASPAIQPSASLGAHPKATKSPQ; from the exons ATGCCCGTCCGCACAACGTTCCTCTCAGTatccttcttcatcgtcttcggccTGCTCTACATCGCAAGCAGCACGGCCTTTAACTCCTTCGTGAATATGGCCGCTCTGCTCGTCAACATCGCGTACACGGTGCCGCAGGGGATCCTGGCTTGTCGGAGACGGGATAGACTGTCGTCCACTCGGGCGTTTAATCTGGGCACAGCGGGGTACGTCGTGAATGTGTTCTCGGTGTGCTGGCTTGTGTTGGTGGGAGTGCTGTTTTGTTTCCCTGTGAGGATTCCGACGAGTAGTGGGGGGATGAATTA TGGCTCCgccgtcctcgtcggcctcttcgtcgctATACTGGCCATGTACGCCGTGCGCCGGAACATCTTCCACGGGCCTAGCCATATCCACAGCCACGGCCATGGCCACAAGCTCTCATCCATACCAAAGCCTACGCCCGCTAGTCCTGCTACTGCTAGCCCTGCTATACAGCCTTCGGCATCCTTGGGAGCGCACCCCAAAGCAACAAAATCGCCACAGTAA
- a CDS encoding uncharacterized protein (COG:S;~EggNog:ENOG410PTEQ): protein MSATTSSSAAATCTGNAWVLPVQDIACGLTSTSDKYSDIMDKCCKDAKVESYNDDCGLYCLAQGQSGRDLLDCISDEGAKDGDFFCGGGNLTHTASAALPSKTASSNDDDNDNDSDSDSDSSDDKDNAAVRAPAVNKAGLGVLAMLFCTALLGYAA from the coding sequence ATGTCTGCCActacctcctcctccgctgcaGCCACCTGCACCGGCAACGCCTGGGTCCTCCCTGTCCAGGACATCGCCTGCGGTCTgacctccacctccgacaAGTACTCCGACATCATGGACAAGTGCTGCAAAGATGCCAAGGTCGAGAGCTACAACGACGACTGCGGCCTCTACTGTCTCGCCCAGGGCCAGTCCGGCAGAGACCTGCTCGACTGCATCAGCGACGAGGGCGCAAAGGACGGCGatttcttctgcggcggcggaaacCTCACCCATactgcctctgctgctttgCCTAGCAAGACGGCCAGCagcaacgacgacgacaatgaTAACGacagtgacagtgacagcGATAGTTCTGACGATAAGGATAACGCCGCCGTGCGCGCGCCCGCCGTGAACAAGGCAGGACTCGGTGTGTTGGCGATGCTCTTCTGCACGGCATTGCTTGGTTATGCTGCGTGA
- a CDS encoding putative ribosome associated DnaJ chaperone Zuotin (BUSCO:EOG092634M1;~COG:O;~EggNog:ENOG410PGPX;~InterPro:IPR001623,IPR036869,IPR042569,IPR032003, IPR018253;~PFAM:PF16717,PF00226), whose translation MSSAQVLNVTLPALSAGWSADKDFKAVGKVSAATQRNLEPVGPHFLAHARRSRHHRTFSEDERIQAQQNVKKTEDDEDDEISEDEDSMMLQRDAKDWKGQDHYAVLGLTKYRWRATPEQVKRAHRKKVLRHHPDKKAALGDRDENDSFFKCIQKATEILSDPAKRRQFDSVDEAADVEPPSKKQSQKGDFFKLWAPVFEAEGRFSKIQPVPQLGDDNSTFEEVDTFYNFWYNFDSWRTFEYLDEDVPDDGESRDQKRHVEKKNANARRKRKTEDITRLRHLVDDCAALDERIKKFRKAARADKDKKRLDKEAEAKRLAEEKENARLAEEKAKKDAEEAAKADREKAKKTKEAAKNAAKKNKRVLKGSVKDVNYFAESGDPSGSQVDSVLTDVDFINSKIDNEELASLAERLTAAGKDVAAVKNVYTEEFKRLIGAGKAKEGEAKFFA comes from the exons ATGTCTTCCGCGCAGGTCCTCAACGTTACTCTCCCAGCCTTGTCCGCTGGCTGGAGCGCCGACAAGGACTTCAAGGCTGTTGGCAAGGTCTCTGCTGCTACCCAGAGGAACCTCGAGCCTGTTGGGCCTCATTTCCTGGCTCACGCCCGCAGA TCGCGTCACCACCGTACTTTCTCCGAGGATGAGCGTATCCAGGCTCAGCAGAACGTCAAGAAGaccgaagatgacgaggatgatgaaatctccgaggatgaggattccATGATGCTCCAACGGGATGCCAAGGACTGGAAG GGCCAAGACCACTACGCAGTTCTCGGCCTCACCAAGTACCGCTGGCGGGCGACCCCCGAGCAGGTCAAGCGTGCTCACCGCAAGAAGGTGCTCCGTCACCACCCCGACAAGAAGGCTGCTCTCGGCGACCGTGACGAGAACGACAGCTTCTTCAAGTGTATCCAGAAGGCCACCGAGATTCTGTCCGACCCCGCCAAGCGCCGCCAGTTCGACTCCGTCGATGAGGCCGCCGATGTCGAGCCTCCtagcaagaagcagagccaAAAGGGCGACTTTTTCAAGCTCTGGGCTCCTGTTTTCGAGGCCGAGGGCCGCTTTTCTAAGATCCAGCCTGTTCCTCAACTAGGTGACGACAACAGCACCTTTGAGGAGGTTGATACTTTCTACAACTTCTGGTACAACTTCGACAGCTGGCGTACATTCGAATAccttgacgaggatgttCCCGATGACGGCGAGAGCCGTGACCAGAAGCGTCacgtcgagaagaagaacgccAACGCCCGCCGCAAGCGCAAGACCGAGGACATTACCCGTCTGCGCCACTTGGTCGACGACTGCGCTGCCCTGGACGAGCGTATTAAGAAGTTCCGCAAGGCCGCTCGTgccgacaaggacaagaagcgTCTCGACAAGGAGGCTGAGGCCAAGCGATtggccgaggagaaggagaacgCCCGTCTTGCagaggagaaggccaagaaggacgcTGAGGAAGCCGCCAAGGCTGACCGtgagaaggcaaagaagaccaaggaGGCCGCCAAGAACGCTGCTAAGAAGAACAAGCGTGTGCTCAAGGGATCCGTCAAGGACGTCAACTACTTTGCTGAATCTGGCGATCCCTCTGGCAGCCAGGTTGACTCTGTCCTTACGGACGTTGACTTCATCAACAGCAAGATCGACAACGAGGAGCTTGCGT
- the slt11 gene encoding Pre-mRNA-splicing factor ECM2 (BUSCO:EOG09263BDA;~COG:A;~EggNog:ENOG410PH4S;~InterPro:IPR000504,IPR012677,IPR039171,IPR035979;~PFAM:PF00076;~go_function: GO:0003676 - nucleic acid binding [Evidence IEA];~go_function: GO:0003723 - RNA binding [Evidence IEA]) → MPPQIKQDLNRSGWESTDFPSVCENCLPENPYVQMLKEDHGAECKICTRPFTIFRWKADRTARTKRTNICLTCARLKNCCQCCMLDLSFGLPIVVRDAALKMVAPGPESGINREYYAQGHEKEIEEGRGAVEEYEKTDEKARELLRRLANSEPYYRKPRQQLEAPQEDGEEKETPTGAPVVKSRYGNAPGPVRTSESRRGTALPGRGGRGGVRGGRGGRPFPGTAQLPPSQEDILPPADPNITSLFVTGVEDDLPEHAIRSFFVQFGQLRSLICSHRAHCAFVNYAARESAEAAAQQCQGKAVVQGCPLRIRWGKPKSLDNMDREERLKYAREGRQAGGLAGTGGQATKAITAGAEKEEQPRNVAVAPPPGSGDVQYSSLSGD, encoded by the coding sequence ATGCCTCCTCAAATCAAACAGGACCTTAACCGGTCAGGCTGGGAGTCTACTGACTTTCCGTCTGTCTGCGAAAACTGCCTCCCCGAGAACCCCTACGTCCAGATGCTCAAGGAAGACCACGGCGCCGAATGCAAGATCTGCACCCGTCCCTTCACCATATTCCGGTGGAAGGCCGACCGCACTGCACGCACCAAACGCACGAATATCTGTCTTACTTGTGCTCGACTGAAGAACTGCTGCCAGTGTTGCATGCTCGATCTCTCGTTCGGCCTCCCGATTGTCGTTCGCGATGCCGCGCTGAAGATGGTGGCGCCTGGCCCCGAAAGTGGGATCAACCGCGAATACTACGCCCAGGGCCACGAGAAGGAAattgaagaaggccgaggTGCGGTTGAGGAGTACGAAAAAACAGACGAGAAAGCTCGCGAATTGCTTCGGCGGCTTGCAAATTCCGAACCATACTACAGGAAGCCCAGACAGCAGCTCGAGGCGCCGCAAGAagacggagaagagaaggaaactCCGACAGGCGCGCCGGTTGTCAAGAGCCGATATGGGAACGCACCAGGACCTGTACGGACAAGTGAGAGCAGAAGAGGCACAGCACTACCCGGTCGGGGTGGCCGAGGAGGTGTGCGCGGCGGCCGCGGAGGCCGACCATTCCCGGGCACTGCGCAACTGCCACCATCGCAAGAAGACATCCTCCCGCCTGCGGACCCGAATATCACGTCTCTTTTCGTTACCGGTGTTGAAGACGACCTCCCTGAGCACGCTATTCGGTCATTCTTTGTTCAATTCGGCCAGCTCCGGTCTCTAATTTGTTCCCACCGTGCTCATTGCGCGTTTGTCAACTACGCCGCGCGTGAGTCCGCCGAAGCTGCCGCCCAACAATGCCAAGGGAAGGCTGTCGTTCAAGGCTGCCCTCTTCGCATTCGGTGGGGTAAGCCCAAGTCGTTGGATAATATGGACCGGGAAGAACGGTTGAAGTATGCCCGTGAGGGTCGGCAAGCCGGAGGTCTCGCGGGGACTGGGGGACAGGCAACGAAGGCAATCACAGCAGGGGCTGAAAAGGAAGAGCAGCCACGCAACGTGGCCGTTGCGCCCCCTCCTGGTAGTGGCGATGTTCAGTACTCCAGTTTGTCTGGTgattaa
- a CDS encoding putative MFS transporter (COG:D,K,T;~EggNog:ENOG410PICG;~InterPro:IPR020846,IPR011701,IPR036259;~PFAM:PF07690;~TransMembrane:12 (i59-75o95-115i127-143o149-174i186-207o213-236i281-303o323-340i347-366o372-394i406-430o436-455i);~go_function: GO:0022857 - transmembrane transporter activity [Evidence IEA];~go_process: GO:0055085 - transmembrane transport [Evidence IEA]): MAASSEPQQQPQQQQPRDAEDAEKGLQAQTQPDLRGSCENPSADNVDEELERWNYPRSNIFKTLATFWAFLVMGANDSAYGPLIPYLEEHYRLSYTTVSLVFLSPIGGYTLAAITNNTLHIHLGRRGIAWLSPGCHLIAYIVNCLHPPYPVLVVSFIFAGLGNGLADSAWNAWIGNMADSNQMLGLLHGLYGVGAVMAPLVATSLITEAKVGWFYFYYIMVACAAIELAFCLWAFWDSDAAAFRETQLNVSDLSAQAGSGEAGDEKGGVRRALFVPRYARVTWILAFFLLGYVGLEVAIGGWVVTFLMRVRDGAEFASGMGSTGYWLGITLGRVVLGFVTPRIGEKLAIAIYLVLAIAFCLIFWLVPSFYASVVAVSFQGFFLGPMFPGAIVVATRLLPRALHVSAIGFAAAFGASGAAILPFAIGAVAQAKGVEVLQPFAIALTVAILLLWGALPRMPKAV, from the exons ATGGCTGCAAGCTCAGAACCGCAGCAAcagcctcagcaacagcagccccGCGATGCTGAGGACGCGGAGAAGGGTCTCCAGGCCCAGACGCAGCCGGACTTGCGGGGCAGCTGTGAGAATCCCAGCGCCGACAACGttgacgaggagctggaaagaTGGAACTATCCTCGCTCGAATATTTTCAAGACTCTGGCAACATTCTGGGCCTTTCTGGTAATGGGCGCAAATGACTCGGCGTACGGA CCGCTGATTCCATAC CTCGAGGAGCACTACCGGCTCTCCTACACGACGGTGTctctcgtcttcctctcccctATAGGCGGCTACACCCTCGCCGCAATCACAAACAACACACTGCATATACACCTCGGCCGGCGCGGCATTGCCTGGCTCTCCCCGGGATGCCACCTGATCGCCTACATCGTCAACTGCCTGCACCCGCCGTATCCAGTCCTCGTCGTTTCCTTCATCTTCGCGGGACTAGGGAATGGTCTAGCTGACTCGGCGTGGAATGCATGGATCGGGAACATGGCCGATTCAAACCAGATGTTGGGCCTATTACACGGTCTCTATGGTGTCGGCGCGGTTATGGCGCCGCTTGTTGCAACGAGTTTGATTACCGAGGCGAAGGTGGGGTggttttatttctattatatCATG GTCGCGTGCGCCGCCATCGAACTAGCCTTCTGCCTTTGGGCCTTCTGGGACTCCGACGCCGCCGCATTTCGCGAAACCCAGCTCAACGTCTCCGACTTATCAGCGCAAGCAGGATCTGGGGAAGCCGGGGACGAGAAGGGCGGCGTACGCCGCGCCTTGTTTGTCCCCCGCTACGCCCGCGTCACTTGGattctcgccttcttcctccttggctACGTTGGCCTTGAAGTCGCGATCGGCGGGTGGGTGGTTACGTTTCTCATGCGCGTGCGCGACGGCGCCGAGTTTGCGAGCGGGATGGGCTCGACGGGGTACTGGCTTGGAATTACTCTTGGACGCGTTGTGCTGGGGTTTGTGACGCCTAGGATTGGGGAGAAATTGGCTATTGCA ATAtacctcgtcctcgccatcgcaTTCTGTCTAATCTTCTGGCTCGTCCCGTCCTTCTACGCCTCTGTCGTGGCAGTCTCCTTCCAAGGCTTCTTCCTAGGCCCTATGTTCCCCGGCGCCATCGTGGTAGCGACCCGTCTCCTCCCGCGCGCCCTGCACGTCAGCGCGATCGGCTTCGCGGCTGCCTTCGGAGCAAGCGGTGCGGCTATCTTGCCGTTTGCCATTGGGGCAGTCGCGCAGGCGAAGGGCGTGGAGGTCCTGCAGCCTTTTGCTATTGCGCTTACTGTGGCGATTTTGTTGCTTTGGGGTGCGCTCCCAAGGATGCCGAAGGCTGTATAG
- the erg6 gene encoding sterol 24-C-methyltransferase (COG:H;~EggNog:ENOG410PH10;~InterPro:IPR030384,IPR029063,IPR013216,IPR013705;~PFAM:PF01135,PF13649,PF08498,PF08242,PF02353, PF08241,PF13489,PF13847;~go_function: GO:0008168 - methyltransferase activity [Evidence IEA];~go_process: GO:0006694 - steroid biosynthetic process [Evidence IEA]), producing the protein MAPSALELENHQRDADFNRALHGSSAEAQGGFAAMRQKSAAAQKAAVDEYFKHWDNKAAEVETEETRAARRAEYATLTRHYYNLATDLYEYGWGTSFHFCRFAHGEPFYQAIARHEHYLAHQMGLKPGMKVLDVGCGVGGPAREIVKFTDANVVGFNNNDYQIQRATRYAEREGLSDKLSFVKGDFMQMQFPDNSFDAVYAIEATVHAPELVGVYKEIQRVLKPGGIFGVYEWLMTDEYDNENPEHRTIRLGIEQGDGISNMVRVSEGLAAIKDAGLELLHHEDLADRPDAIPWYYPLAGSFKHMTSPWDFFTIARMTWWGRGFVHRFVGFMETFKLFPRGTQKTADSLALAADCLVAGGEKKLFTPMYLMIGKKPE; encoded by the exons ATGGCTCCCTCCGCTCTAGAGTTGGAAAACCACCAGCGTGATGCTGACTTCAACCGTGCTCTCCACGGTTCCTCCGCCGAGGCTCAGGGTGGTTTCGCTGCCATGCGCCAGAAGAGCGCTGCTGCTCAGAAGGCCGCTGTCGACGAGTACTTCAAGCACTGGGACAACAAGGCTGCTGAGGTTGAAACAGAGGAGACTCGCGCT GCCCGTCGCGCCGAGTACGCCACGTTGACCCGACA CTACTACAACCTTGCTACCGATCTCTACGAGTACGGATGGGGTACATCCTTCCACTTCTGTCGCTTTGCCCACGGAGAGCCCTTCTACCAAGCCATCGCCCGTCACGAACACTACCTCGCCCACCAGATGGGTCTCAAGCCCGGCATGAAGGTGCTTGACGTTGGCTGCGGTGTTGGCGGTCCTGCCCGCGAGATTGTCAAGTTCACCGATGCCAACGTGGTTGGTTTCAACAACAACGACTACCAGATCCAGCGTGCTACCCGCTATGCGGAGCGTGAGGGCCTGAGCGACAAGCTGAGCTTCGTCAAGGGCGACTTCATGCAGATGCAGTTCCCCGACAACTCCTTCGACGCTGTCTACGCCATCGAGGCTACTGTCCACGCGCCCGAACTCGTCGGTGTCTACAAGGAGATCCAGCGTGTGCTCAAGCCTGGTGGTATCTTCGGTGTCTACGAGTGGCTCATGACCGACGAGTACGACAACGAAAACCCCGAGCACCGCACAATCCGTCTTGGTATTGAGCAGGGAGACGGTATCTCCAACATGGTCAGGGTGTCCGAGGGCCTGGCTGCCATCAAGGACGCTGGCCTCGAGCTGCTCCACCACGAGGACCTGGCTGATCGCCCGGATGCGATCCCCTGGTACTACCCTCTTGCTGGTTCGTTCAAGCACATGACCTCGCCTTGGGACTTCTTCACCATTGCCCGGATGACATGGTGGGGCCGTGGCTTCGTTCACCGTTTCGTCGGTTTCATGGAAACCTTCAAGCTCTTCCCCCGGGGTACACAAAAGACCGCCGACAGTCTGGCGTTGGCCGCCGACTGCCTTGTTGCCGGTGGTGAAAAAAAACTGTTCACTCCTATGTATCTCATGATTGGAAAAAAGCCGGAGTAA